Genomic window (Euzebyales bacterium):
ACGGCTGCGTGACCGTACGCCGACTCGATCCGCGACCACGATGAGGCGCGCGCGCTCGCACACGCCGCCCACGACCAGGCTGGCGAAGCGGAGGCGCTGCTCGGCCTCGCCTGGGCCGCGATGTTCACCGGTGATGCGCGCCGTGGCCGAGACCTGGCCGACGACAGCGTGGCCGTCGCCCGAGCCTCCGGCAACGACCGCCTCGTCGCTCAAGCCCTGTCTCTGCTGGCGTGGCAGGCCACGAACACCGGGGACTACGACCGGGCCGAGACGCTCGCAATGGAGAGCCTCGACCGCTGGCGTCAACTGGGCGACACCGGCGAGGTCGCGGAGCTGCACTTCCAGCTCGGCAACGTCGCGATGTTCCGGGGCGACCACGAACGTGCCGACCGATCGTTCCAGGACGCGCTGGCCCTGCACCGCGACCGCGGTGACGTGCTCCACCTGTCCCGCGACATGTCGGCGGTCGGCGCCGCGGCGCTCAACCTGCGCGACCTCGATCGTGCGCGGGCGCTGATCGACGAGAGCCTTGACCTCGCACGGCGATACGACGACCGCTGGGGTCAAGCGATGTCACTGACCCTACTGGGACACGTCGAACTCGCCACCGGCGACGCCGCGCGTGCGCTCGCCCTCCTCGCCACGGCGGCAGGCCAGTTCAACGTCATCGGCAACCTGCTCTACCTGCCGTGGTGTTTGGAAGGCCTGGCCGGCGTCGCTGCCGCCCGAGGAAACCTGCTCCCGCCGCCGAGCTCGACGGGGCCCGCGAGGCCGTCACCGCGCAGGTCGGCGTAGCGATACCGCCCATCCACCCCGACGGCCACACC
Coding sequences:
- a CDS encoding tetratricopeptide repeat protein, giving the protein MFTGDARRGRDLADDSVAVARASGNDRLVAQALSLLAWQATNTGDYDRAETLAMESLDRWRQLGDTGEVAELHFQLGNVAMFRGDHERADRSFQDALALHRDRGDVLHLSRDMSAVGAAALNLRDLDRARALIDESLDLARRYDDRWGQAMSLTLLGHVELATGDAARALALLATAAGQFNVIGNLLYLPWCLEGLAGVAAARGNLLPPPSSTGPARPSPRRSA